The Bos taurus isolate L1 Dominette 01449 registration number 42190680 breed Hereford chromosome 18, ARS-UCD2.0, whole genome shotgun sequence nucleotide sequence TCTCTTGTTGAGATAAGCTTCCATCTGTGACTTGCACAGATCTCAAACGCATAGCTCAATGGTTTAAATAATTATATCCACATAGCCACCATCCATACTGAGCTGTAGAACATTTACATCTACCCAGAAAGTCCCTTCATTGCCCCTTCCCAGTCAGCAGCCCCTCCACAGGCAACCATTGATCTGCTTTCTGTTACCACCTTTTGGTTGTGCCTGTTCTTGGACTCTGTAGAATGAAATCTTCTGGTGTGCTGCTGTCGCAGGTCCTTCTTATCCTCAACATCAGGTCTATGAGGGTCATCCATGGTGTCTCAGGTATTGGTAGCCAACACTTTTTCATCGCAGGGTTTCCCACTGTGTGACTGTTATGCTATTTGTCAACCCACTCTCCTGTTGATGGAGTTGTTGTTTCCCTTTTGGGAGCCTCTAGGAACATTCTAGTAACATCCTCTGATGACACATGTGGGCATCTCTGTTGGGCACATgcctagaaatggaattgctgattGGGGATAGACTGTGTTTACCTTTCATAGAAATAGCCAGGCCCTTTCCAAAGCTCTTGTGTCATTGGCATTGCCACAATGTATCACAtttccagttgctccacatccttgtcaacacttgctATTGTCAGTCTTTTGAATTTTAGCCCTTCTGGTTGGGCAGCCCTACCACTTCCCTTGAGGCAGCCTTTCTAACAGAGATGGCAGTGAGAGGAAGGCCTGGGGCTGGTCCTTGGCCTACCTGCCTCCCAGCTCAAATGTCTGGGATGCTGAGAGTCcacatgagtgtgagtgtgtgcacgtgCCCACCACACAAGACAGTGCTGAGGAAGAGTGCCTTAATCTGCAGGGGACAGTCTGAGGGCAGGGGTCATGATGCCAGACACCGCCTGTGGTGCCCAGGGCAGAGCCTGGTCCTGGTAAGTGTTATGAGCCCGGACCTCCCCTAGGGAGGCCAGAGAACCTACTTTATTCACCGGATACAGGGAAAGGAATACTCCCATAGACAGGTGGGCAATCTGAGGTCTAGAGAGGGCAGGGACTTccttgaggtcacacagcaaatacaTAACCCAGGTTTCCAATTGTCTATCTTCCTATCCTCCCAGCTCCATTTCTTCCAGGGATCCAAGAGGCAGGAAGGTGGCCTCAGGCTGGAGGGACCCCCTTATCTCCAGCCATCCCCCTAATTCATGGCTCGCTTGCCATAGGCCCCTTTTCCCTGGTCTCCCCTCACCCCCCTGTCTCAGGAATCTTCCTATCTCTCACAGTATCTCCGCCTTAGGGCTTCCTCCCACAATCCCTGTTTCAAGGGGCTCCTCCCTCCCATTGCCCTTATGTCAAGTCCCACCCTGCCGCACTCAGAGGGTCCCTCCCCATAATGTCCTTGCCTCTCGACCCCACCGTCCGCAGCCCATGCTTTTTGACACCTCCAGGCCTTTGCTTATTATGTCCTCTGCTCAGAGCAAGTACTCACAGGAACACAAACATGAGTTATGAGTGAAATGACTTTTATTTGTGTTGTATGAGGAAGCCCCAGAGCTCTCATAATAAAAGTCAAATCCCATTTCCCCAAAGTTGGCCCTGGAAGAAGGCAGCTGGGTCTCTGCCTCCTACCGTCTGCTCTTCAAGACTCATGTTTTGCTTGGGGGCTCTTCCAGTTACCTCCACTGCTCCCATTACTTTGAAATTAGGTGGCTGCTCCCCTATTAATGCTTTGGACTAACTGTGGACTCACAGGAAACCTCCTACCCCAATTTCCTGAAGCCCAGCTCGGCCCAAGTGGGAAACCTGAACAAGCTTCTACTAAAAGCCTGGGGCTGTCaaagaggaaaagtgaaaatgtcatTTGCTcactcgaccccatggactgtagcctgtaaggatcctctgtccatggaattctccaggcaagaaaactagagtgggtagccattcccatctccaggagatcttcccgacccaggggtcaaacctgggtctcctgcattgcaggcagattctttaccgtctgagccaccaaatattTCATTGGGTGTTCTCCTTTAGCCGCACCCAGCCTCGGAAAATGAGGTTCTCAGTCTGTGTAAGAAGAAGTTTCGGCTTCCCGAAACTTCTATACACTTCTTGAGGCCATTCTGGTGCACCTGCTTAGAATGCCGGCTGGTTTTCTACAACTCACCCTGCGGCAGGGGAGAAGACTGAGAGAGCTAAGATTCTGGGAACCAGGGGAAAGAAAGGCCCATGTCTCAGACACCAGCCACTCTTTGGGACATCCAAGGGGCCAATGAgaaggctgggacttccctggtgatatagtgcttaagaatccaccttgcaatgcaggggatctgggttcgatccctggtctgggaaccaaggtcccacatgccacaaaccAACTAAGCACCATGTGTTGTAACTAAGACTtgatgtagccaaaaataaacaaaaaaaaatttttttttaattttttgagaaggcTGAACTCTAGAAATAATTATAACAGCCATGATAATGTAGTGGCAATGGACTACTGTTTATCAAAGTTATGGAATATCAAGACTCTTTCAAGCACTTTACATGGATCATTCAACCCAATCTCAATCCCATGAGTGTGGTACTCCCAGGATCTTCACTGtccagatgaagacactgaggttCAGGGAGGTGATGAGCTCAACACAGCTTGAAGTTTGACCTCTGACCCCAGAATCCCAGCTCTTAGTTATGACAtctacatctttaaaaaattctcaccCCTTCGATAAAACTGgacaaaaaaatgataaatgaaaaaataaaatctcaaccTTTCCCTCCACTTCCCTTCACCCTAACCAAGGTCCCTAATCCTAACCCATTCATCCTTGGGAGCCCAAGGGTGGGGCTGGAGCTTTGCTCCCCACCTTAGACACCCCCTCCAGCAACCATGGCCCCATCACTAGCCTGTTAAAGAAGGAAGGAATAGACTCCCACGAATTCTTTACAGTCTCGCTTTTCAAAATGTGGGCCATGGACCAGAAGCATCAACATCACCTAGAAAATTGTTAGAAACGCAGATGAAGGGTCTCGCCCTAGATCTGCTGAATCAGAACATCTGAGTGTTTTATCAAGTGTTTTTTTAATACCTCCTAGAGACAGAACGACAGCTCTACATGGTCCCAATTGTAGCCTGCACGGGGGAGTACACAGCGTCTTCTTGCCTTTAGAGCTTGCCTAACGCCCTGACTCCTGACAACTCACCTTCCCCGACTCCACGCGTCCTAATCCGGAAACTACAATTCCCACAATGCCAAGAGGGGCTCTGGGTTATTTTACACGACTACAACTCCCAAAGTGCTTCGCGAGTCATGCCACCATCATGGTGCCCATTCACCCCGGCACCATCAGGACTACAACTCCCACAATGCTCGGCAGCAGAACTACAGTTCCCCAGCGGCTCCAGAACGGCTACACGTCCGCTATAGCTCTGCTGGGTGAGGCCGGGCTCGGGCGGGGCCCGCGGGGTCTGCAGAGCCCTGGGCTCCTCAGTTCTTTCCCAGACAACATAGACATGGCGGTCGAGAAGGACCAGCAGAAGGATGCCGAGGCGGAAGGACTGAGCGCCGCGTGAGCAACCGAGACCCGGGAGTCCTGGTCCCCCGACCCCTTCCCCCTGGGGGTCCTAGGAATCCTGGCCTCTAGACCTAAGAGCTTGggcctctgttgtcctcttcggGGAGTCTGGGCCCTCAGCCCCTTTCTCCCCTGAGATCCAGGAGCCTGGGACCATTATCCACCCCAGAACCCCGGAGTCCGGCCCCCCTCGGTCCTCTTCTTGCTGGAGGGTCCGGACTCCATCCCGGTCGGTCGATCGCTGACGTGACCCGTGACCCCTCACCCATCAGGACCCTGCTGCCGAAACTGATTCCATCTGGCGCGGGCCGCGAGTGGCTGGAGCGGCGCCGTGCGACCATCCGGTCCTGGGGCTCCTTCGTGGACCAGCGGCGCTTCTCGCGGCCCCGCAACCTGGGCGAGCTGTGCCAGCGCCTCGTACGCAACGTGGAGTACTACCAGAGCAACTATGTGTTCGTGTTTCTGGGCCTCATCCTGTACTGTGTGTGAGTGCCTCTTCGGCCAGTCCGCGCccccgtccccacccccaccaggctgCGTGGCCCGCGCTGGCCTACCCCGCCCTCAGCATCCGGCCGCACCTCTCACTGCCCGGGCCCCATTCCCATGGGATAGTTCCGCCGGAAGTTTTCACCGAAGGGCCAGGTCCCTAGTCCCCCCATCAATCTGGCCAGGATTCAGTGTGACCAAATGTGATTTCCTCGGCCCCAAGCAGATCGCCTGCCATCCGCCGATGGGAAGGTCAGGGCCTCCTTGTCTGGCCTAGCCCCAGCTCCCTGACGCATGGCTCCCTTCCCCTTCCAGGGCGACGTCTCCCATGCTGCTGGTGGCTCTGGCTGTCTTCTTTGGTGCCTGCTACATCCTCTATCTGCGCACGTTGCAGTCCAAGTTTGTGCTGTTCGGTGAGAAATCCCTTGCCCAGACTGTTCACATCCTGGTCTCTTGGAACGCAAACCTTTTGACATCAAACCCAAGTCCTTTTGAACCCACGTCTGCCCAAGCCTCTATCTACACTAGATTTCCCCAAACTCGGTCCCTTAAAGTCTCAGACACACGTTATGCTCCCACCCACTCACAGCCCCCGCAAGTTGCTATCCCCCAAGTCCAGAAGATACCCCAGAATCCACCTCCTCCTGACTCCTTAAACCTattctttccctctccctcctgcctgACCTCCTGCCAAAAACGTCAGCTGCACGTACCCACATCGGCCACCAGGTGGCGACTTCTCACTGGCCTATATCCGTGCTCCCCCTTTCCTGCTTCCTGGGGTGGAAGTGGAAATCTTGGGATTTCTCAGAGAGGGAAGCTGAGCCCTGTGGCTCACGTGGTCCCAGACTGACACCGGAAACACCACTGAGAAGAAAGACAggcctgaggacttccctggtggttcagtggttaagaccatgcttccaacgcagggggcatgggttccatcccccaTCAGGGAACTAAGTCACACATTATGTAAGGTGCTGgcagaagatttaaaaataaaacagagggcCCTGAGTTCCCAGCTAGGGGATGCTCAAGGGCTTTGGACTGGGGATAAGGGGGAATTGGGCTCAGATGAACAGGTAGACCTAAGACAGAATGCTTCAGAAGCCTGCCGGTCCTATACATGACAAAGGTGGGCTGGGTGGAGGGCGCATCGGGCTAGCCCAGGGTATGGAGGGAGCGCTTGGAGTATAGACACGACTTGGCTTCAGCCACTGCTGCCACCAGTACCTGCAGTTCCGACCTTCCAATCCACCACGAGAAGCCAGACATCTGTACAGCTGCCCCTTGGTGTCCATAGGGGATTGTTCCAGGAGCCCGCATGGATGGCAAAGTCCACcgatgctcaagtcctttatgAAAAATGATGTAGTACAATGATCCACGGGTTTCCATCCGTGGATGCAGAGGGCCGGCCTATTGTTACATGAAattatccagtttttccagcagccACAAACCAAATTCTGATGGAATAATGTGCAGACTCAAAAGACACATCCCCAGGTCAGATTTGGCTCTTAGGCTGCCAGTTGAAGGTTCCAGATCTGCGCGAGTGCAGGTTGGAGCAGGAGAACTAGTCaggagagggaggctgggagcTTCCTAGCAGAAGTGGGGTtgaagggcagagggcagggggctGAGGAAGGCACTCTGTGTTCCCACGGTCAGTGGGTGGGGCCAAGGGCTGGAGGGCCTTGGCACAAGTTTAGATTAGACCCTGAGGCTCCCAGGGCTTGTGAGTTTTGGGGGAGCATCAGGGGTTACTCTGGGAGGAGGCACAATGCCCTCTGCCCCGCAGGCCGTGAGGTGAGCCCTGCCCATCAGTATGCTCTGGCTGGGGGCGtctcctttcccttcttctgGCTGGCTGGCGCAGGCTCCGCTGTCTTCTGGGTCCTGGGTGAGTACAGGGTCTGGGCAGCACTGTGGGCAGTGGGGGCCAGGTGAGGCCACCAGGCCCTGAACTGCCCATTTTCCTGCAGGAGCCACTCTCGTAGTCATCGGCTCCCACGCCGCCTTCCACCAGATAGAGGCTGTGGACGGGGAGGAGCTGCAGATGGAACCCGTGTGATGTGGCTTCGTGGGCCCACCAGCCTCCCGAGCTAGCTGCCCCTGTTCACCCGGTCCCACTCAGCTCTGCAGCTCTGGCCAAAGGCCCCCTTCCCACATCAAGACCAGGGAGGGACTCCACCTTTGGAAATAAAACTGTTACAGTTGTTCAGCAAATATTCTCCCTCTTCTGTGGGTCTGTGTCAGTGATGCTGGGCTCCTGCAGAGACCAAGAAGGTGGGGGTGGGccatgggtggaggtgggggtggggaatggacAATAAGCAAGATAAATAGCAAATATGATAGGATGGTCAGTGGCAACAAGTTCTAAGGAGGAGAAAAGAGTATGTCAGGGCCCCTGAGATCACCCCCATGTTTCAGGATTTGCTAGGAGGACTCAGGACTCAGGCACCAGCCGTATTCATCTGGCACCAGCTGCAATTTATTATCATGAAAGGTTATGAAGCAAAATGTCGcatagtcgtgtccgacactttgtgaccccatgaactgtagcccaccaggctcctctgtccatggaattctccagacaagatcactgcagtgggttgccatgcgcttctccagggaatcttcccgataaagggattgaacccagttctcccgcattgcaggcactgTCACCTATGAAGCAAaatcagcaaaggaaaaaggCATGTGGGGCTAAGTCCagaagaaaccagacacaagCTTCCCAGAGCCCTCTCCCAGTGGGGCCACCAGGCTGGGTGCAGTCACGCAACAGTGAAATGCTGTCTGCAGAGTTCACCACAGACTCAGTACCCAGAAAGAAAGCAGGTCTTCAGCATAAACAACGTGGGTTCCACAGTGCAGACGCAAGAGCCATTCTTTCGGGGAGCAGCAAGAACCCTGCTGAAATCCAGGTTCCCAGAGGCAGACAAGGGCCACTGCACAAGCACGCCTCTCGAAGGGTGGCCAGCGCCATGTCAACTCCTCACagagaaagttctggaaatgagTGATAGGTGAAAGAAGCTTCCCTGAGGTGATGTGGAGTGAAGACTTAAATTGAGTgaggcagacttccctggtggttccagtgattaagaatctgcctgccaatccagggagcacaggtttgatccctacaccaggaagattccacattgcgggccagctaagcccatgcgccacaactactgagccgacGTACCTAGAGCCCCCAccctgaaacaagagaagccccccgcccctgcccctgcacagcaaggaagacccagtacagccaaacaattttaaaaaattgagtgaGGGAGGGAATTCCCCGGGTGgcccggtggttaggactccatgctctcactgctaGGGACcaagggtcaatccctggtcagggaattaagatcgcATAAGCCATGTGgtatggaaaataaatttttttttgaacaaaGACCTACTAGCTTTCACACTTAGATATTAATTGGTAGCTAATCAGCTTTAGTTTGTGAAgcgagtgaaagtcgctcagtcgtgtccgactctttgcgaccccatggactatataggccatggaattctccaggccagaatactggagtgggtagcctttcccttctccaggaggtcttcccaacccagggatccaccccaggtctcctgcattgcaggtgggttctttaccaactgagctatcagagaagccccgaAATAATCATAAAGTGAGAGCAGGAGCAGCCACAGACCCCTCCCTCCCAGAGGGAGAATGTTCTGGTGAGAGGAAAGAGTAGGTGAAATGCCGGGAGACAGCAGTGGGCCTGGCGGCAGGAACAGTGAGGAGGCCTGTATGGCTGGAGCAGACGGGGAGGGCGGGTGGGTGAACTGACCCCCCTTTGGCGGGGAAGAGGCGTTGGTTCTCCTGAGTGAGGTGAGAGAGGCACCCTCGGCTCTTCGCTGTGGCGTGAAGGCCACTGTGTGGTACAACCACCGACTAAACAGAAAGGCAGGCGGTAGGGAAAGCAGGTGGCAGGTGTGACGACAAGTGAGGTGGCAGATAGGGCCCGAAGAGCCACTTCAGAGGGGGCTCGCTGAGGAGGCGACGTTTCCGTGAGCTCGGAGGGACACAGAGCCGGCCACAGCAAGAGCCGCGGGCGAAGTGACCTAGCAGGGGCACGGTGCCCCACACGGCCAGTTGAGGCTGGCCTCCCCACCCTCCGGTCTCATCAAAACCCACTAGTTCACTGTTCTTTTCAGTAGGTGTTTATTGAGGGCTCACTGAGCGTCCAGTATTGTTCTGGAATTCTGTCACATATGGTGGCCATCAGCCACGTATGGcgggtttccccggtggctcagacggtaaggagtCTGCccacagtgctggagacctgggttccattcctgggtcgggaagatcccctggagaaggaaatggcaaccactccagtatccttgcctgggaaatcccatggacggaggagcctggcggactatagtccatggggctgcaagagagtcggacacgactgagcgacttcatagCCATATATGGCTACTAGCTACTTGAAACATGGCTGATCCGGATTGAGACGCGCTGTACGTATAAAATACACaccagatttcaaagacttagtagGAAAAGagtgtaaaatatctcattaataatttttatattggttATGTGCTGGAAGGATAATCTAtcagatgttgttgtttagtcactaaatcatgtccaactcttgcgatccctatggactgtggcccaccaggctcttctatctatgggattctccaggtaagaatactagagtgagttgccatttccttctccaggggatcttcccaacccaggattcgaactggagtctcctgcactacaggcggatcctttaccactaagccacctgggaagctgatggATATGTTGGCTATCTGTTGGATATGCTAGGGTTGGATATGTTAGGGTAAATtagtattttcacttttttctttactttttaaaatgtgagggaattccctggtggtccagtggttaggacttggcactctCACTGCGgaggctggggtttgatccctggtcgaggaactaagatcccccatacCACACagacagcatggccaaaatatatatatatatatgattaggTACATAATGCAACATTACATCTGTAGCTCCTATCCTGTTTCTACTAGACATGCTGGCTTAAATGCTGAAGAAACAACAGCATCACAGTTGAGGCCCTGCCTTCTTGGGACTCATATTCATGAACCAAACAACCAACCATTAGGAAGCTCTCAGACAGCCAAGACTATGAAACAGGAGACTGGATGTGACTAGAGGGTAATTGTGGAAGGCAGGGCTCCATTAGAGTGGAGGGGCAGGGACTTGCTGGGCAATGAGGAGGAGCTTGCCCTTCAGAGGTCTGGGGAAAGAGTATTCCGGCCAGAGGGAATtacaagtgcaaaggccctgaggtaggactTGCTCAATGACGAGGCATGGctgtgggtggggagaggggagagacaAAGGAGATGACGGTGGGGAGGATGGCAGGGGCCGGATCAGGCAGGACCTGGGAGCCAAGCGGAGGTTTTGAACTATAGCTTAAGGCAATGTGAAACTATGGAAGGCTCTTGAGCAAGGGAGGGAGAAGGTCAGGTATGAATGTCAGGAATATCCCCAAGCGACTTCCCTtggaggtctagtggttaagactctatgcttcctctgcagggggcacaggttcgatccctagttgggaactaagatcccacaagccacgctgtgtggcaaaacaaaacaaaactatcatTTGGGGTCCTGAGGTTGAGCTAAGCTGGGGAAGATGAGGCAGGGACTGTGAAATGGAAAGGACAGACAGGAAAAGCAGATTCAGGAAGATGAAGGTGGGAACTTGGTGACTGGCCTGTGTGGGAGGGAGCAGGCAAGGGGAACCCCCAGGCTTTCGGCAAAATGGGGAGACCAGGGGGCTTGTGTGTCCGGGTTCACGGTGTTCCCGGTCACCGGGGGGCGCAGTTCCAGTGGTTGCCGCTAGAGGGCGGAAAAGCGCTTCGTCCAGCCCTTCTCCCCGGAGGGCGCCAGGGACGGGCTTGTTCTGGCAGAGGAGACCTGGAGTGTCTTCGGCTGCGGGTTAGGCTCCTGGGTCTAATCAGAGGCCAAGTTCCCAACTTGAGGATGGCTGCAGGTGTTCAGTTTTTTAATCCAGATGCCAGTATTCGCAGGGGAGACTGCCATCAGGGTGGGTGATCACTCTGCCCAGTTTCCGTTGCTGGGCCTGGAGTGAATGTGGTCAGACTGCCTTGCTTAAAGGTGACTGAGGCCCGAGACTGCCTCGCTTGAAGGAGACTGAGGCCCGAGGCCCGAAGACTGGGGACTGAGCTCACTGGGGCAAGGGATTAAAGCCCAGGTCTGGGAGTGGGAGGCTGGGACTCGGGCCAGAGGCCTAATGTGGAGGTGACTGACTCCAGGTCCCTAACTCTGATATTGAGACCAGAAGCTTCCACGGGGTTGTTCATGAGTAGGGGGTCACTTCCCCATCTATCCCTTCCTGACTTGGAGTTGAAAAGTTTGTTTTGGGGTAACAGAAACTGGGGGACTTGGTGTCTCACCAAGAACCACAAGTCTGGTTGTCTATTTTGGTGATGGAGGTTGGGGGTCCAGCTGGCTGGTCGGGGTGGCAGACTGAGGATCTGACTGTCAGTTTCATGACTGAAGAGCCCGTGGGCTCAGGTTTGGGGTGACAGGCACAGTGCACCTACTTGTCCAGTGCAGAGTGACAGAACCAGGGAGTGCTTGCCCTTCCCCTGGGGTGTCAGACTGAGCATCTGATTGTCTTGTTTGGGGTGACAGCTTGGAGTCCAGTCCCTGATTTGGGGTAATAGAAATTGgggtgctcagtccctcagtcgtgtctgactctttgtgaccccatggactgtagcccaccaggctcctctgtccatgggattctccaggcaagaacactggagtgggtagtgagtt carries:
- the RABAC1 gene encoding prenylated Rab acceptor protein 1, translating into MAVEKDQQKDAEAEGLSAATLLPKLIPSGAGREWLERRRATIRSWGSFVDQRRFSRPRNLGELCQRLVRNVEYYQSNYVFVFLGLILYCVATSPMLLVALAVFFGACYILYLRTLQSKFVLFGREVSPAHQYALAGGVSFPFFWLAGAGSAVFWVLGATLVVIGSHAAFHQIEAVDGEELQMEPV
- the RABAC1 gene encoding prenylated Rab acceptor protein 1 isoform X1, whose product is MAVEKDQQKDAEAEGLSAATLLPKLIPSGAGREWLERRRATIRSWGSFVDQRRFSRPRNLGELCQRLVRNVEYYQSNYVFVFLGLILYCVATSPMLLVALAVFFGACYILYLRTLQSKFVLFGATLVVIGSHAAFHQIEAVDGEELQMEPV